In Musa acuminata AAA Group cultivar baxijiao chromosome BXJ2-10, Cavendish_Baxijiao_AAA, whole genome shotgun sequence, a genomic segment contains:
- the LOC135624745 gene encoding trans-cinnamate 4-monooxygenase-like: MDLLLLEKALLGLFAAVTLGIVVSKLRGKHLKLPPGPLPVPVFGNWLQVGDDLNHRNLTALAKRFGDILLLRMGVRNLVVVSSPTLAREVLHAQGVEFGSRTRNVVFDIFTGKGQDMVFTVYGDHWRKMRRIMTVPFFTNKVVQQNREGWEEEARQVVEDVKRDPRAATDGVVLRRRLQLMMYNNMYRIMFNHRFQGMDDPLFNKLRAANGERSRLAQSFEYNYGDFIPVLRPFLRGYLKKCQDLKVNRLKLFDDHFVAEKKKKMDELGSTMELKCAIDHILDAERRGEINYDNVLYIVENINVAAIETTLWSIEWGVAELVNHPEIQRKLRHELDSVLGRGVPITEPDIQKLPYLQAVIKETLRLRMAIPLLVPHMNLHDAKLGGYDIPAESKILVNAWWLANNPAHWSNPEEFRPERFLEEEAKVEANGNDFRYLPFGVGRRSCPGIILALPILGITLGRLVQDFELLPPPGASKVDTTEKGGQFSLHILKHSTIVCKPRA; this comes from the exons ATGGATCTGCTCCTGCTGGAGAAGGCCCTTCTGGGCCTATTCGCGGCGGTGACGCTCGGGATCGTCGTCTCCAAGCTCCGGGGTAAGCACCTCAAGCTGCCGCCTGGCCCTCTCCCCGTGCCGGTGTTCGGGAACTGGCTGCAGGTTGGGGACGACCTTAATCACCGCAATCTCACCGCCCTGGCCAAGCGCTTCGGGGACATCCTCCTCCTCCGCATGGGCGTGCGCAACCTGGTGGTGGTCTCATCGCCGACGCTCGCGCGGGAGGTGCTCCACGCGCAGGGCGTCGAGTTCGGCTCCCGCACCCGCAACGTGGTGTTCGATATCTTCACCGGGAAGGGGCAGGACATGGTGTTCACGGTGTACGGCGACCACTGGCGCAAGATGCGGCGGATCATGACAGTGCCCTTCTTCACCAACAAGGTGGTGCAGCAGAACCGGGAGGGGTGGGAGGAGGAGGCGCGGCAGGTGGTGGAGGACGTGAAGCGGGACCCCCGGGCGGCCACCGACGGGGTGGTGCTCCGCCGCCGGCTGCAGCTGATGATGTACAACAACATGTACCGGATCATGTTCAACCACCGGTTCCAGGGCATGGACGACCCGCTCTTCAACAAGCTCAGGGCCGCCAACGGCGAGCGCAGCCGCCTCGCCCAGAGCTTCGAGTACAACTACGGCGACTTCATCCCCGTCCTCCGCCCCTTCCTCAGGGGTTACCTCAAGAAGTGTCAAGACCTCAAGGTCAACCGCCTCAAGCTCTTCGACGATCACTTCGTGGCGGAGAAGAA GAAGAAGATGGACGAATTGGGATCGACGATGGAGCTCAAGTGCGCCATCGATCACATCTTGGAcgcggagaggagaggagagatcaATTACGACAATGTCCTGTACATCGTGGAGAACATCAACGTTGCAG CCATCGAGACGACGCTGTGGTCGATCGAGTGGGGGGTGGCGGAGCTGGTGAACCACCCGGAGATCCAGCGGAAGCTCCGTCACGAGCTCGACTCTGTGCTGGGCCGAGGCGTCCCCATCACGGAACCCGACATCCAGAAGCTGCCCTACCTTCAGGCCGTCATCAAGGAGACCCTCCGGTTGCGCATGGCCATCCCTCTCCTCGTCCCCCACATGAACCTCCACGACGCCAAGCTCGGCGGCTACGACATCCCCGCCGAGAGCAAGATCCTCGTCAACGCCTGGTGGCTCGCCAACAACCCCGCCCACTGGAGCAACCCCGAGGAGTTCCGCCCCGAGCGCTtcctggaggaggaagccaaggtGGAGGCCAACGGCAACGACTTCCGTTACCTGCCCTTCGGCGTCGGCCGCCGCAGCTGTCCCGGCATCATCCTCGCCCTGCCCATCCTCGGCATCACCCTCGGCCGCCTCGTCCAGGACTTcgagctgctgccgccgccgggcGCCAGCAAGGTCGACACCACCGAGAAGGGCGGTCAGTTCAGCCTCCACATACTCAAGCACTCCACCATCGTCTGCAAGCCCAGGGCGTGA
- the LOC135624744 gene encoding adenine/guanine permease AZG1-like, producing MDSTAEMSPTTVVATSMAGRGPRLGMLNAAVAKSWVGRRFKLAERGTTFTTELRAGTATFLTMAYILAVNASILSDSGATCSVHDCLSPSPSCSFPPVDPGYAACVDRARRDLIVATAAASIIGSFIMGAFANLPLALAPGMGTNAYFAYTVVGFHGSGNLPYRTALAAVFLEGLLFLLISALGLRARLAKLVPRPVRISSSAGIGLFLAFIGLQNNEGVGLVGYSSSTLVTLAACPSKYRAYLAPVQTFDNGTVGLIPGGTVSGDVLCLRGRMESPTFWLAVVGFLIMAFCLIKNIKGAMIYGIVFVTAVSWFRHTSITAFPDTPSGEDAYRYFKKVVDVHHIKSTAGALSFKGIGTGPFWEALVTFLYVDVLDTTGTLYSMARFAGYVDANGDFEGQYFAFMSDAAAIVVGALLGTSPVTAFIESSTGIKEGGRTGMTALTVAGYFLLAFFFTPLLASIPAWAVGPPLVLVGVLMMKAVVEIEWEDMKEAIPAFMTMLLMPLTYSIAYGLIGGIGTYVVLHACDWTYAAWARRGPANKSLPLVSNSCSGNGDDACQAL from the coding sequence ATGGATTCGACTGCGGAGATGTCGCCGACGACCGTGGTGGCGACGTCAATGGCGGGGAGGGGACCCCGACTGGGAATGCTCAACGCGGCGGTGGCCAAGTCGTGGGTGGGCCGGCGGTTCAAGTTGGCGGAGCGTGGCACGACCTTCACCACCGAGTTGCGCGCTGGCACCGCCACCTTCCTCACCATGGCGTACATCCTCGCCGTGAACGCCTCCATCCTCTCGGACTCCGGCGCCACCTGCTCCGTGCATGACTGCCTCAGCCCATCCCCCTCCTGCAGCTTCCCGCCGGTGGACCCGGGCTACGCCGCCTGCGTCGACCGCGCTCGCCGTGACCTCATCGTCGCTACTGCTGCCGCCTCCATCATTGGCTCGTTCATAATGGGCGCCTTCGCCAACCTGCCGCTGGCGCTGGCACCGGGCATGGGCACCAACGCCTACTTCGCCTACACCGTGGTCGGCTTCCACGGCTCCGGCAACCTCCCCTACCGCACCGCCCTCGCCGCCGTCTTCCTCGAGGGCCTCCTCTTCCTGCTCATATCCGCCCTCGGCCTCCGCGCCCGCCTAGCCAAACTCGTGCCCCGCCCCGTCCGAATCTCTTCCTCTGCTGGCATCGGTCTCTTCCTCGCCTTCATCGGCCTCCAGAACAACGAGGGCGTGGGTCTCGTCGGCTACAGCTCCTCCACCCTCGTCACCCTCGCCGCCTGCCCCAGCAAGTACCGCGCCTACCTCGCCCCCGTCCAGACTTTCGATAACGGCACCGTGGGCCTGATCCCCGGCGGCACCGTCTCCGGCGACGTCCTCTGCCTGCGCGGCCGCATGGAGTCCCCCACCTTCTGGCTCGCCGTCGTGGGATTCCTCATCATGGCCTTCTGCCTCATCAAGAACATCAAGGGCGCCATGATCTACGGCATCGTATTCGTCACCGCCGTCTCCTGGTTCCGCCACACCTCCATCACCGCCTTCCCAGACACCCCCAGCGGGGAAGACGCCTACCGCTACTTCAAGAAGGTGGTGGACGTCCACCACATCAAGTCCACGGCGGGAGCGCTCAGCTTCAAGGGCATCGGCACCGGCCCCTTCTGGGAGGCGCTCGTCACCTTCCTCTACGTGGACGTGCTCGACACCACGGGCACGCTCTACTCCATGGCACGCTTCGCGGGCTACGTGGACGCCAACGGGGACTTCGAGGGGCAGTACTTCGCCTTCATGTCGGACGCGGCCGCCATCGTGGTGGGCGCGCTGCTGGGCACGTCGCCGGTCACGGCCTTCATCGAGTCGTCGACGGGGATCAAGGAGGGGGGCAGAACAGGGATGACAGCGCTCACGGTGGCGGGCTACTTCCTGCTCGCCTTCTTCTTCACGCCGTTGCTGGCGTCGATACCAGCGTGGGCGGTCGGGCCGCCGCTGGTGCTGGTTGGGGTACTGATGATGAAGGCCGTAGTGGAGATCGAGTGGGAAGACATGAAGGAAGCCATCCCGGCCTTCATGACCATGCTCCTCATGCCCCTCACCTACTCCATCGCCTACGGCCTCATCGGCGGCATCGGCACCTACGTCGTCCTCCACGCCTGCGACTGGACCTACGCCGCATGGGCTCGCCGTGGCCCCGCCAACAAGAGCTTACCGCTCGTCAGCAACAGCTGCAGTGGCAACGGTGACGATGCATGTCAAGCTCTATGA